Genomic DNA from Pelomicrobium methylotrophicum:
CTCCTGGAAAATCATCGCCACCCGGCCACCTCGCACGCCCCGCATTTCCGCTTCGGGCAAAGCAAGCAGATCCAGATCGCCGAGCCACACCGAGCCGCTGATGATTCGCCCCGCCTCCGGCAACAGCCGCATGATCGACAGTGCTGTCATCGACTTGCCGCAGCCGGATTCGCCGAGCAGCGCGAAAGTCTCGCCGCGGGCGATCTCGAAATCGACCCCGTCCACCGCCCGCACCGGCGCCGCGTCGGTATCGATCCAGGTCCGGAGGTTTTCAACCCGGAGCAGCGGCGTGCTCATGCCACCCCCTTGACCGCAACCCCGCCGTCCACGCCGCTGCGCATGCGCAGCCGTGGATCGAAGGCGTCGCGCACCGCGTCAGCAAAGAGGTTTGCCGCCAGTACCAGCAGGAACATGAAGAAGAAGGCCGAAGCCAGCGACCACCACACCATGGGTTCCCGCGCCATCTCCAGCCGTGCCGCGTTGATCATGGTGCCGAAGCTGATCATGGTGGGATCCACCCCGACCCCGATGTAGGACAGCACCGCCTCTGCCAGCACAAGGACGCTAAAGTCCAGTACCACGGCGATCAGGACGATATGCATCACGTTGGGGACGATGTGCCGCGTGATGATGCGCAGATCGGCGACCCCGAAGGCATGAGCCGCCTGGATGAACTCCAGCTCCCGCATCTTCAGCGCCTCTCCGCGCAGCAGCCGGCACAATCCGGTCCAGCTGGTGATTCCGAGGATGAGGCAGAGGAACAGCAGCCGCATGTCCTGGCGCTGGGTGATGGTGGGAAAGAGCTCGGGGCGAGTCTCGATGTAGACGTGCACCATCAGCACTGCCGCCGCGATCAGGAGCACGCTGGGAATGGAGGAAAGCGTGGTATAGACGTACTGGATCACGTCGTCCACCCAGCCGCGAAAGTAGCCCGCCATGATCCCGAGCAAGAGGGCAAAGGGCAGCATTACCAGCGTAGTGAGGGTTCCGATCACGAGCCCTGTGCGGATGCTCTTGAGGGAAAGATACAGCACGTCCTGTCCCACTTTGTCGGTGCCGAGCACATGGTAATAGGTGCACAGAGAGGCGACGGGGCCTGCCACCGCCAGAATGACGGCGAGCGTCACCAGGACCGCGTTCCATTGAACCACCGTCTCGCCCCGCCACAGGGCGCGCCAACCGCCGACGATGCCGACGCCCCGCCGCCGCGCCACACCCAGGGTGATGAGGCTCGCTGCCGCAAGCCACACGAGCACGGCGCCCAGCCATCCCTTCGCCGCCCGCGCTGCGATGTCCGCCGCCCGGTCCCGCACGGGGTCCGCCAGGTGCGCACCGCCATACTTCAAGCGCGGAAAATCGCGCACCTGACGTCCGTCCGGCAGCTCAATGGTCTCTTTTGCGTACAAGTGCGTCGCGAACGGCGCCGAATAAGTCTTCTCTTTTCGCGTGCGCAGGGGTTCGGCAATCCAGTCCAGGACCGAGAGCACCTCCGCGGAATAGACCGGCGGTTTCCCCGGTTCGCTCGGCAGCGCGGG
This window encodes:
- a CDS encoding ABC transporter permease — protein: MAFKVEILYTDALVFVLLAVVVAFAWIARRHEHLRLPWRRVAGSRSGMAAATVLAFYVFIGLLDTLHYRPALPSEPGKPPVYSAEVLSVLDWIAEPLRTRKEKTYSAPFATHLYAKETIELPDGRQVRDFPRLKYGGAHLADPVRDRAADIAARAAKGWLGAVLVWLAAASLITLGVARRRGVGIVGGWRALWRGETVVQWNAVLVTLAVILAVAGPVASLCTYYHVLGTDKVGQDVLYLSLKSIRTGLVIGTLTTLVMLPFALLLGIMAGYFRGWVDDVIQYVYTTLSSIPSVLLIAAAVLMVHVYIETRPELFPTITQRQDMRLLFLCLILGITSWTGLCRLLRGEALKMRELEFIQAAHAFGVADLRIITRHIVPNVMHIVLIAVVLDFSVLVLAEAVLSYIGVGVDPTMISFGTMINAARLEMAREPMVWWSLASAFFFMFLLVLAANLFADAVRDAFDPRLRMRSGVDGGVAVKGVA